One window from the genome of Candidatus Synechococcus calcipolaris G9 encodes:
- a CDS encoding PP2C family protein-serine/threonine phosphatase, which produces MNVAGQTDCGLLRKTNQDAFFIDETDQRFFIVADGMGGHAGGEEASRIAVDQIRQYLSDRLGDEECDDPVELLRAAFMAANKAIVEQQRLQSARADMGTTAVTVLLEPSSRRAWCAHVGDSRIYRWREPDLEQVTDDHTWIAQAVRLGSLTMEQARQHPWRHVLSQCLGREDLSTVDIQPIDIQPGDRLLLCTDGLTEELNDDLISIYLSEADESKVVQSLIDAAKDNSGRDNVTIVLITI; this is translated from the coding sequence ATGAATGTTGCCGGCCAAACCGATTGCGGTCTTCTACGCAAAACAAATCAGGATGCGTTCTTTATTGATGAGACCGATCAGCGTTTCTTTATTGTGGCCGATGGCATGGGGGGCCACGCTGGTGGTGAAGAAGCGAGCCGGATTGCGGTGGATCAAATTCGTCAATACCTGAGCGATCGCCTAGGGGACGAAGAGTGTGACGACCCGGTTGAGTTACTCCGAGCCGCCTTTATGGCTGCCAATAAGGCCATTGTCGAGCAGCAACGGCTGCAATCCGCCCGCGCAGATATGGGGACAACGGCGGTAACGGTTTTATTAGAACCCAGTAGTCGGCGGGCCTGGTGTGCCCATGTGGGCGACTCCCGTATTTATCGCTGGCGGGAACCCGACTTGGAGCAGGTGACGGATGACCACACTTGGATTGCCCAGGCAGTCCGTTTAGGCAGCTTGACCATGGAGCAAGCTCGACAGCACCCTTGGCGACATGTTCTTTCCCAATGCCTTGGCCGGGAAGACTTAAGCACCGTTGATATTCAACCCATTGATATTCAACCCGGTGATCGCCTGCTTCTGTGTACTGACGGCCTCACGGAAGAACTCAATGATGATTTGATTAGTATTTATCTGAGCGAAGCCGATGAGTCAAAGGTCGTGCAAAGTCTGATTGATGCCGCCAAGGACAATAGTGGCCGGGATAATGTCACCATTGTATTGATTACGATATAG
- a CDS encoding DUF928 domain-containing protein, with the protein MTSLYSRSLSRMLAIVVGLSVALPAGLAGANFTPPSNLGRPGNREGAATRGACKVQASETEPDLTAIVPVSNIGLTTATRPTLYWYLPSNNYQEIQFSLYQTKEDNTEALIYDTQLPLAGRPRLDSLTLDGKVAPLIEGVDYRWVVSLICNPNDPDPSQVRYVEGWVRRVTASPGLSESLKAATPLQQFEILAENGLWYDALTTLVEFQQKQPTSSEAAAKWSELMNAQSVRLNRLSQQPQATGG; encoded by the coding sequence ATGACTTCTCTCTATTCCCGCTCTCTGTCTCGGATGCTCGCAATCGTGGTTGGCCTAAGCGTGGCCCTACCAGCGGGTTTGGCTGGAGCTAATTTCACACCGCCGAGTAATCTGGGCCGCCCCGGAAATCGTGAAGGTGCCGCCACCCGTGGAGCCTGCAAAGTTCAAGCGAGTGAAACTGAGCCGGATCTGACCGCGATCGTCCCCGTCAGCAATATTGGCTTGACGACCGCCACGCGCCCTACCCTGTATTGGTACTTACCGTCCAATAACTATCAGGAAATTCAATTTTCCCTCTACCAGACCAAGGAAGATAATACGGAAGCCCTCATCTATGACACCCAACTTCCCTTGGCAGGGCGGCCCCGTCTCGATAGTCTTACCCTGGATGGCAAAGTTGCTCCCCTCATTGAAGGGGTTGACTATCGCTGGGTGGTGAGTTTAATCTGTAACCCCAATGACCCAGACCCTTCTCAAGTGCGCTATGTGGAAGGTTGGGTGCGGCGAGTAACAGCTTCTCCAGGGCTTTCCGAGTCCCTCAAGGCAGCAACGCCCCTGCAACAATTTGAGATTCTCGCCGAAAATGGCCTCTGGTACGATGCCCTGACGACCTTGGTGGAGTTTCAACAAAAACAACCCACCAGTTCTGAGGCGGCGGCAAAATGGTCAGAGTTGATGAATGCCCAAAGTGTTCGCTTAAATCGGTTGTCCCAGCAACCCCAGGCAACGGGTGGCTAA
- a CDS encoding ABC1 kinase family protein, with protein sequence MSVGLMSAGKAYRWNRERYSRPRRFVDIWLFVWRLIFGRWLLTKSWSYWGGMTDAKRASRRRSQAIWIRETFLDLGPTFIKVGQLFSTRADLFPAEYVEELAKLQDRVPAFSYEKVERIIYEDFGRTIPELFRSFDPIPLAAASLGQVHKAQLISGEEVVVKVQRPGLRQLFAIDLSILQGIARYFQNHPKWGQGRDWMGIYEECCRILYEEIDYLSEGRNADTFRRNFRHRDWVCVPRVYWRYATPRVLALEYLPGIKISHYEALEAAGLNRRRLAELGAKAYLQQVLNDGFFHADPHPGNIAVSPTGQLIFYDFGMMGRIQPVTRDKLLKTFFSIAQRNGEQVVESLIDLGALVPTGDMGPVRRSIQYMLDNFMDQSFEMQSVAQISDDLYEIAYDQPFRFPATFTFVMRAFSTLEGVGKGLDKSFNFMDVAQPFAAELMTNGNFSDPDNGSLFTELGRQAAQVGTSAFGLPRRLEDALDKLENGDLRMRVRASESDRILRRMSNINLGLNYVVLIGSFTIAASILLVNQYAVLAGLVAVFALWVAIAYLRLLLKLDKYEKMF encoded by the coding sequence ATGTCAGTCGGGTTAATGTCTGCTGGCAAAGCCTATCGTTGGAATCGAGAACGCTACTCTCGTCCCCGTCGCTTTGTCGATATTTGGCTATTTGTCTGGCGATTAATCTTCGGACGTTGGCTTTTAACCAAATCCTGGAGCTATTGGGGCGGCATGACCGATGCCAAACGGGCTTCTCGGCGGCGATCCCAGGCCATTTGGATTCGGGAAACCTTCCTAGATTTGGGCCCTACATTTATTAAGGTTGGGCAGCTATTTTCTACCCGTGCTGATTTATTTCCTGCGGAGTATGTGGAAGAACTTGCCAAACTTCAGGATCGCGTACCGGCCTTTAGCTATGAAAAGGTTGAGCGAATTATTTACGAAGATTTTGGGCGTACCATTCCCGAACTTTTCCGCAGTTTTGACCCGATTCCCTTAGCTGCTGCCAGCTTAGGACAGGTGCATAAGGCCCAACTCATTTCCGGGGAAGAGGTGGTGGTCAAGGTGCAGCGGCCCGGCTTGCGCCAGTTGTTTGCCATTGATCTATCGATTCTTCAGGGCATTGCCCGCTATTTTCAAAATCATCCCAAGTGGGGCCAGGGCCGGGACTGGATGGGTATTTATGAGGAATGCTGTCGAATCCTTTATGAAGAAATCGACTATCTGAGCGAAGGCCGTAATGCCGATACCTTTCGCCGTAATTTTCGCCATCGGGATTGGGTCTGTGTGCCTCGGGTCTATTGGCGTTATGCCACCCCTCGGGTGTTAGCCCTTGAGTATTTGCCAGGGATTAAGATCAGCCACTACGAAGCCCTTGAAGCCGCTGGTCTAAATCGCCGTCGTTTAGCGGAATTGGGGGCAAAGGCCTATTTGCAGCAAGTGCTCAATGATGGGTTTTTCCATGCGGATCCCCACCCCGGCAATATTGCCGTCAGCCCCACCGGCCAGCTAATTTTCTATGACTTTGGTATGATGGGCCGCATTCAACCCGTCACCCGTGATAAGTTGCTCAAGACTTTTTTTAGTATTGCCCAACGGAATGGGGAACAGGTTGTTGAATCCCTGATTGATCTGGGTGCCTTAGTCCCGACGGGGGATATGGGCCCGGTGCGGCGATCGATTCAGTATATGTTAGACAATTTCATGGATCAGTCCTTTGAGATGCAGTCCGTGGCTCAAATTAGCGATGATCTCTATGAAATTGCCTACGATCAGCCCTTTCGTTTTCCAGCAACCTTTACCTTTGTGATGCGGGCCTTCTCGACCCTAGAAGGGGTTGGCAAGGGTTTGGACAAAAGTTTTAATTTTATGGATGTTGCTCAACCTTTTGCAGCGGAGCTTATGACTAACGGAAATTTTTCAGACCCAGACAATGGTAGCCTCTTTACGGAATTGGGGCGGCAGGCTGCCCAGGTGGGAACCAGTGCCTTTGGCTTACCCCGCCGCTTAGAAGATGCCCTAGACAAGCTGGAAAATGGCGATTTGCGGATGCGGGTGCGGGCCAGTGAAAGCGATCGCATTTTACGACGCATGAGTAATATTAATTTGGGTTTAAACTACGTAGTCCTCATTGGTAGCTTTACCATAGCAGCCTCTATTTTATTGGTGAACCAGTATGCTGTTCTAGCAGGTCTTGTGGCGGTTTTTGCCCTATGGGTGGCGATCGCCTACCTCCGTTTGCTACTTAAGTTAGATAAATATGAAAAAATGTTTTAG
- a CDS encoding DUF6825 family protein — protein sequence MSQSPLDAFFLGRATASLLRDNAEHLLTDILSEVAKFDAEQKERLRQFTQEVRQRAEQEAGGVTPNDGGDRPDLQAMIDELRAEIARLRSELQRYRNR from the coding sequence ATGAGTCAATCTCCCCTTGATGCCTTTTTCCTTGGTCGAGCCACAGCCAGTCTTTTGCGAGATAATGCTGAACACCTTTTAACGGACATTCTCAGTGAGGTGGCCAAGTTTGATGCGGAACAAAAGGAGCGACTGCGTCAGTTTACCCAAGAGGTGCGGCAGCGGGCGGAACAAGAGGCGGGAGGGGTGACACCCAATGATGGGGGCGATCGCCCGGATCTCCAGGCCATGATTGACGAGTTACGGGCGGAAATTGCCCGTCTGCGCTCAGAACTACAACGTTATCGAAATCGCTAG
- a CDS encoding class I SAM-dependent methyltransferase — MFLSDSTYESLTNQIVRFFSDSTLKTLNEAVLFPLRTHYLTQILTPYFGESSNVLDLGTSNGALAANIKRKLGATTTPEFTGCDVHIQPETFIPVVRYDGYTIPFPENHFDTVMIIDVLHHADSPRRVLEEAKRVARKNILIKDHYWVNSKDFTSLKFADYIGNQPYGIHLPYGFLTEENWHRMIHDLNLNVLESRKFRYNLIDPCRHILFDLRLD; from the coding sequence ATGTTTCTATCCGACTCGACCTATGAATCCCTAACGAACCAGATAGTGAGATTTTTCTCAGACTCCACATTGAAGACCCTGAATGAAGCGGTTTTATTTCCCCTCAGAACTCACTATTTAACGCAAATTTTAACCCCCTATTTTGGAGAGAGTAGCAACGTACTGGATTTGGGAACCTCCAATGGGGCGTTGGCGGCCAACATTAAAAGAAAATTGGGTGCCACTACTACTCCAGAATTCACTGGCTGTGATGTTCATATTCAACCTGAAACCTTTATTCCCGTAGTTCGCTATGACGGCTACACGATTCCCTTTCCTGAAAATCACTTTGATACGGTGATGATCATTGATGTTTTGCACCATGCGGATTCTCCACGGCGGGTTCTCGAAGAAGCAAAGCGTGTTGCCCGCAAGAATATCCTGATCAAGGATCACTACTGGGTTAATTCCAAGGATTTCACGAGTCTGAAATTTGCGGACTACATTGGCAATCAACCCTACGGCATTCATTTACCCTATGGCTTTTTAACAGAGGAAAATTGGCATAGGATGATTCATGATCTTAATCTCAATGTCCTGGAGTCCCGTAAGTTTCGCTATAACCTGATTGATCCCTGCCGGCACATCTTGTTTGATTTGCGCCTAGACTAG
- a CDS encoding class I SAM-dependent methyltransferase — MNTLSQDLYHFLVHYIGDRPDQRITFAEYMDWVLYHPQFGYYNNPTDSIGMEGDFFTSPHLGTDFAELLADCFWQMWQQLDRPDSFDLIELGAGQGLIAQDVLNYVNHRYPSFFTALNYHILEQSQSFLKRQRNYLYPWQTAGKLSWLTWDDLQPNSLVGCLFSNEFFDALPVHRLCWHQGQWQEIYVTVNAVHPDSAFQEIRDRPSDPRLAEYFDWVGIDVHRQNYSDRYCTEVNLKALASMERIAQSLKRGFILTLDYGYPASQYYHPQREQGTLQCYYHHRRHDDPYAYLGEQDITAHVDMTALERTGQEAGLETCLLTQQGLFLMALGLGDRLSQNNQHSQGSVMETLQRRESLHQLINPLGLGGFYVLVQGKEAKLDLPMPDPIQMV; from the coding sequence ATGAATACCCTATCCCAAGACCTCTATCACTTTCTTGTGCATTACATCGGCGATCGCCCCGATCAGCGCATCACCTTTGCTGAATATATGGATTGGGTTCTCTATCATCCTCAGTTTGGTTACTATAATAACCCCACGGATTCCATTGGCATGGAGGGTGATTTTTTTACCTCCCCCCACCTAGGGACTGATTTTGCCGAATTGTTAGCAGACTGTTTCTGGCAAATGTGGCAGCAGTTAGATCGTCCCGATTCCTTTGATCTCATTGAACTGGGGGCAGGTCAGGGATTAATTGCCCAGGATGTCCTCAATTATGTCAACCATCGCTATCCCTCTTTTTTTACGGCCCTAAACTATCACATTCTTGAACAGTCCCAATCCTTTCTTAAACGCCAACGTAATTATTTATATCCTTGGCAAACGGCCGGTAAACTCTCCTGGTTAACCTGGGATGATTTACAACCCAATTCGCTGGTGGGTTGCCTCTTTTCTAACGAGTTTTTTGATGCCCTCCCCGTTCACCGTCTCTGTTGGCATCAGGGTCAATGGCAAGAAATCTATGTAACGGTCAATGCTGTCCACCCGGACAGTGCCTTCCAGGAAATTCGCGATCGCCCGTCCGATCCCCGCTTGGCTGAGTATTTTGATTGGGTGGGGATTGACGTTCATCGCCAAAACTACAGCGATCGCTACTGTACGGAAGTGAATCTTAAGGCATTGGCATCCATGGAACGGATTGCCCAAAGCCTAAAGCGGGGATTTATCCTAACCCTGGACTATGGCTATCCTGCCTCCCAGTACTATCACCCTCAACGAGAACAGGGAACGTTGCAATGCTACTATCACCACCGCCGCCACGACGATCCCTACGCCTATCTCGGCGAGCAGGACATCACCGCCCATGTGGATATGACCGCCCTAGAGCGTACTGGTCAGGAAGCGGGCCTCGAAACCTGTTTACTCACTCAGCAGGGTCTTTTTTTAATGGCCTTGGGCCTGGGCGATCGCCTCAGCCAAAATAATCAACATTCTCAAGGTTCGGTCATGGAGACTCTCCAGCGACGGGAGTCCCTCCATCAACTGATTAATCCCCTGGGGTTAGGTGGGTTTTACGTTCTTGTTCAGGGAAAAGAAGCCAAGCTGGATTTGCCGATGCCTGACCCGATCCAGATGGTTTAG